A genome region from Geobacter pickeringii includes the following:
- a CDS encoding response regulator — translation MEGFAALTSVVNNALTQTAGDSGMLLGQELVIADADLIGTNRQTYFSDLDDVCFVAEITASGEYPGKFFAVFGLRDAICLSGFLLGIPPARINEKRRLAIMENDDADAFSEITNQLVGSFNSVFQPAFANKVHLKVTPPRKFIPEETELTETEPVPDGEYLLFRGRMELSGFEMGNVDILIPRPLAELFDPPGEEPEPAAVEEPAAEGESSAATAGTVEDAAEAPGVPDDGFRKVLILEDDAGDRQLVRELLQERGFEPVEAGLDADIREIVSQGGVGLVVLGIHNGDDRDMAVCIKIKAIAQGERLPIIMCAREWTRSAVLKAIKYGARDIIVKPYRPDEVLAKVEKFLSAA, via the coding sequence ATGGAAGGTTTCGCCGCTCTTACATCCGTCGTCAATAACGCCCTTACGCAGACCGCCGGCGACAGCGGGATGCTCCTGGGGCAGGAGCTGGTCATTGCCGATGCCGACCTGATCGGCACCAACCGGCAGACCTACTTCTCCGATCTGGACGACGTCTGCTTCGTGGCCGAGATCACCGCCAGCGGCGAGTACCCGGGGAAGTTCTTCGCCGTCTTCGGTCTGCGGGACGCCATCTGCCTCAGCGGCTTCCTGCTCGGGATCCCTCCGGCCCGGATCAACGAGAAGCGCCGCCTGGCCATCATGGAGAATGACGACGCCGATGCCTTCTCCGAGATCACCAACCAGCTGGTCGGCTCCTTCAACTCGGTCTTCCAGCCCGCCTTTGCCAACAAGGTCCACCTGAAGGTCACTCCGCCCAGGAAGTTCATCCCCGAAGAGACGGAGCTCACCGAGACCGAGCCGGTCCCCGACGGCGAATACCTTCTTTTCCGCGGCCGGATGGAGCTTTCCGGCTTCGAGATGGGGAACGTCGATATCCTGATTCCCCGTCCCCTGGCGGAACTGTTCGACCCCCCGGGGGAGGAGCCGGAGCCGGCCGCAGTTGAAGAGCCGGCGGCGGAGGGCGAATCTTCCGCTGCCACCGCCGGGACGGTGGAGGATGCGGCGGAGGCTCCCGGCGTGCCGGACGACGGCTTCCGCAAGGTCCTGATCCTGGAAGACGATGCCGGTGACCGTCAACTGGTCCGGGAACTGCTCCAGGAGCGGGGATTCGAGCCGGTGGAGGCGGGGCTCGACGCCGACATCCGGGAGATCGTTTCCCAGGGGGGAGTCGGGCTCGTGGTGCTCGGCATCCATAACGGCGATGACCGCGACATGGCGGTCTGCATCAAGATCAAGGCCATCGCCCAGGGCGAGCGCCTCCCCATCATCATGTGCGCCCGCGAGTGGACCCGCTCCGCCGTCCTCAAGGCGATCAAGTACGGCGCCCGCGACATCATCGTCAAGCCGTACCGCCCCGACGAGGTGCTGGCCAAGGTGGAGAAGTTCCTCTCGGCGGCCTGA
- a CDS encoding bacteriohemerythrin, translating into MALITWSDSLSVKVKQFDDQHKKLVDMVNQLFDAMKSGKGNQVMGDILKQLIAYTQTHFAAEERLMAQHAYPDYEAHKKEHNALVMQVLDLQKQFQEGKAVLTQNVMTFLRDWLSKHIQGDDRKYGVFFNGKGIS; encoded by the coding sequence ATGGCACTGATTACGTGGAGTGACAGTCTGAGCGTGAAGGTGAAGCAGTTCGACGACCAGCACAAGAAGCTCGTCGACATGGTGAACCAGCTTTTCGACGCCATGAAGAGCGGCAAGGGGAATCAGGTCATGGGGGATATCCTCAAGCAGCTCATCGCCTACACCCAGACCCACTTCGCCGCCGAGGAGCGGTTGATGGCGCAGCACGCCTACCCCGACTACGAGGCCCACAAGAAGGAGCACAACGCCCTCGTCATGCAGGTGCTCGACCTCCAGAAACAGTTCCAGGAGGGGAAGGCGGTTCTTACCCAGAACGTCATGACCTTCCTGCGCGACTGGCTTTCCAAGCATATCCAGGGCGACGACAGGAAGTACGGCGTCTTTTTCAACGGCAAAGGGATTTCCTGA
- the flgB gene encoding flagellar basal body rod protein FlgB, with product MPIDTIFGTTVDLLAKSIDLRAKNHTMISANLANVETPNFTPTSLSFEDELKGALKEKKGAPSVTNPRHIPLKGHGATLQQVEGRVIETPSTTPGKDNNGVELEAEMGRMVENQLMYNASIQILGKKFEGLKTAIKGQ from the coding sequence ATGCCGATTGACACCATATTCGGAACCACCGTAGACCTGCTGGCCAAGAGCATCGATCTCCGCGCCAAGAACCACACCATGATCTCCGCCAACCTGGCGAATGTCGAGACCCCCAACTTTACCCCGACCTCGCTCTCCTTCGAGGACGAGCTCAAGGGGGCCCTCAAGGAGAAGAAGGGGGCGCCGTCGGTGACCAACCCGCGCCACATCCCGCTCAAGGGGCACGGCGCCACCCTGCAGCAGGTGGAGGGCCGGGTGATTGAAACCCCGTCAACAACCCCCGGCAAGGACAACAACGGTGTGGAGCTTGAAGCGGAGATGGGGCGGATGGTGGAGAACCAGCTCATGTACAATGCTTCGATCCAGATCCTCGGCAAGAAATTCGAAGGCCTGAAAACGGCGATCAAGGGACAATAA
- a CDS encoding class I SAM-dependent methyltransferase, with the protein MTIFNDFSEAYDLMFPREERIRSEEPFWRELVARHGVKSVLDCACGTGGHPILFARLGCAAYGSDLSPNMVEAAMANAVAAGTTVNLRVSSFTELTAAFKEDERFDAVICVGNSLTLAPTDDDVAKALREMYAVLNPGGICVLNIFNWDRLAAEGLRIMPAAVAEKEGRELTFLRVFHHRGDVIHLNIVVVTRDGAKAVTEILTARQRPVGPARLVEYVKTAGFTSWEATAGYSATPFDPASSDILTLVARKA; encoded by the coding sequence ATGACCATCTTCAACGATTTTTCCGAGGCCTACGATCTCATGTTTCCCCGGGAGGAGCGGATCCGGAGCGAGGAGCCGTTCTGGCGGGAGCTCGTCGCCCGCCACGGGGTGAAATCGGTCCTCGACTGCGCCTGCGGCACCGGCGGCCATCCGATCCTCTTCGCCCGGCTGGGGTGCGCCGCCTACGGTTCCGACCTCTCGCCGAACATGGTCGAGGCGGCCATGGCCAACGCCGTGGCGGCGGGGACCACGGTGAACCTGCGGGTCTCCTCCTTTACGGAGCTCACCGCCGCGTTCAAAGAGGACGAGCGGTTCGACGCGGTGATCTGCGTCGGCAACTCCCTCACCCTGGCCCCCACCGACGACGACGTGGCGAAGGCGCTCCGGGAGATGTACGCCGTCCTCAACCCCGGTGGAATCTGCGTCCTCAATATCTTCAACTGGGACCGGCTCGCCGCCGAGGGGCTCCGGATCATGCCGGCCGCCGTGGCCGAAAAGGAGGGGCGCGAGCTCACCTTCCTGCGGGTCTTCCATCACCGGGGGGACGTGATCCATCTCAATATCGTGGTGGTCACCCGGGACGGCGCGAAGGCGGTGACGGAGATCCTCACCGCCCGCCAGCGCCCCGTCGGCCCCGCGCGGCTCGTGGAGTACGTCAAGACCGCCGGCTTCACCTCCTGGGAGGCGACGGCCGGCTACTCCGCCACCCCCTTCGATCCTGCCTCGTCGGACATTCTCACCCTGGTGGCGCGTAAGGCGTAA
- a CDS encoding chemotaxis protein CheX — MSLDTGVADATKLTEEDVAGYIISATKEVFNTMVMMELEDQYPLREPITRFHCSVTGMVGLAGTYTGILSIHCPQQFALRITSSMLGMEVEEVGEDVNDALGEISNMLGGYVKMILSKGGLDLHLSVPTVISGEEYTLNAMADSDCVIIPFLNEGERFLVGLKLKKEA; from the coding sequence ATGAGCCTCGATACCGGTGTGGCGGACGCAACGAAGCTCACCGAAGAGGATGTGGCCGGCTACATCATCAGCGCCACCAAGGAAGTGTTCAATACCATGGTGATGATGGAGCTCGAGGACCAGTATCCCCTCCGGGAGCCGATCACCCGGTTCCACTGCAGCGTCACCGGCATGGTGGGGCTGGCAGGGACCTATACCGGCATCCTCTCCATCCACTGTCCCCAGCAGTTCGCCCTCCGGATCACCTCCAGCATGCTCGGCATGGAGGTGGAGGAGGTGGGTGAGGATGTGAACGACGCCCTCGGCGAGATTTCGAACATGCTCGGCGGCTACGTGAAGATGATCCTCTCCAAGGGGGGGCTTGACCTCCACCTCTCGGTCCCCACGGTAATCTCGGGCGAAGAGTACACCCTTAACGCCATGGCCGACAGCGACTGCGTCATCATCCCCTTTCTCAACGAGGGGGAGCGCTTTCTCGTGGGACTCAAACTGAAGAAAGAAGCGTAA
- a CDS encoding methyl-accepting chemotaxis protein — translation MVIKRYRNWKILPKVMTLSAVTVALIAGLVAFFLLPRIEAKLMEGKQEATKNAVEVAYHTIHSYGERAKKGELAVAEAQKRAMDDLKDVRYKGKEYFWINDLSPRMIMHPIKPELNGKDLSENKDPKGKRFFVEFVKTCREKGAGFVDYMWPKPGASEPVPKISYVKLYEPWGWVLGSGIYVDDVKEEMATLRWWVLGGTFLFACFALSLAFSVGLGIVRPLRHVVVSLNDIAEGEGDLTRRIAVQREDESGTLARSFNTFVEKLQGIIGQVAQNAAQVAAAAGQVQAASQHMADGAEQVAGQAGSVATASEEMAATSMEIARNCVTLADGSQTASRSAESGATVVLETVSVMGRIADRVTAAARTVESLGARSDQIGEIVGTIEDIADQTNLLALNAAIEAARAGEQGRGFAVVADEVRALAERTTKATKEISLMIKAIQQETRGAVSSMEDGVHEVERGTGEAARSGDALREILDQVNAVTVQIGQIATAAEQQTSTTSEISGSIQNITDAAHDTARGAQESAAAAAQLAVLAEELQKLVGRFRVAV, via the coding sequence ATGGTTATCAAGAGGTATCGGAACTGGAAGATTCTGCCGAAGGTGATGACCCTTTCGGCGGTGACGGTGGCCCTCATCGCCGGGCTGGTCGCCTTTTTCCTCCTCCCCCGCATTGAGGCGAAGCTGATGGAGGGGAAGCAGGAGGCGACCAAGAATGCCGTGGAGGTCGCCTACCACACCATCCACAGCTACGGCGAGAGGGCGAAAAAGGGGGAGCTGGCGGTGGCGGAGGCCCAGAAGCGGGCCATGGACGATCTCAAAGATGTCCGCTACAAGGGGAAGGAGTACTTCTGGATCAACGACCTCAGCCCCCGGATGATCATGCATCCCATCAAGCCGGAACTGAACGGCAAGGATCTCTCGGAGAACAAGGATCCCAAGGGGAAGCGGTTCTTCGTCGAATTCGTGAAGACCTGCCGCGAGAAGGGGGCGGGGTTCGTCGATTACATGTGGCCCAAGCCGGGGGCGAGCGAGCCGGTTCCCAAGATCTCCTACGTCAAGCTCTATGAGCCGTGGGGGTGGGTGCTCGGCAGCGGCATCTACGTCGACGACGTGAAGGAGGAGATGGCAACGCTTCGCTGGTGGGTCCTGGGCGGCACGTTCCTCTTCGCCTGCTTCGCCCTCTCGCTCGCCTTTTCGGTGGGGCTCGGCATCGTCCGCCCGCTGCGCCACGTCGTGGTGAGCCTCAACGACATCGCCGAAGGGGAGGGGGACCTGACCCGGCGGATCGCGGTGCAGCGCGAAGACGAATCGGGGACCCTCGCCCGCTCCTTCAACACCTTCGTGGAGAAACTGCAGGGGATCATCGGCCAGGTGGCCCAGAATGCCGCCCAGGTGGCTGCGGCGGCGGGACAGGTGCAGGCGGCGTCGCAGCACATGGCCGATGGGGCCGAGCAGGTGGCCGGCCAGGCCGGCTCGGTGGCCACGGCCAGCGAGGAGATGGCCGCCACCAGCATGGAGATCGCCCGCAACTGCGTCACCCTGGCCGACGGCTCCCAGACCGCCAGCCGTTCGGCGGAGAGCGGGGCCACGGTGGTCCTGGAGACCGTGTCGGTCATGGGGCGGATCGCCGACCGGGTGACGGCGGCGGCCAGGACCGTGGAGAGTCTCGGGGCGCGCAGCGACCAGATCGGAGAGATCGTCGGCACCATCGAGGATATCGCCGACCAGACGAACCTCCTGGCACTGAACGCCGCCATCGAGGCGGCCCGGGCCGGCGAGCAGGGGCGGGGCTTCGCCGTGGTGGCCGACGAGGTGCGGGCCCTGGCGGAACGGACCACCAAGGCGACCAAGGAGATCTCCCTGATGATCAAGGCGATCCAGCAGGAGACCCGGGGTGCCGTCTCTTCCATGGAAGACGGCGTCCACGAGGTCGAGCGGGGGACCGGCGAGGCGGCCCGCTCCGGCGACGCGCTCCGCGAGATCCTCGACCAGGTCAATGCCGTCACCGTGCAGATCGGCCAGATCGCCACCGCCGCCGAGCAGCAGACCTCCACCACCTCGGAGATCAGCGGGAGCATCCAGAACATCACCGACGCGGCCCACGACACCGCCCGGGGGGCGCAGGAGTCTGCCGCCGCCGCCGCTCAACTGGCCGTTTTGGCTGAGGAATTGCAGAAACTGGTGGGACGGTTCCGAGTGGCTGTATGA
- the flgC gene encoding flagellar basal body rod protein FlgC, with protein MDFFSSMQISSSALTAERTRMNLISSNLANANSTKTAEGGPYKRKDAVFSATQVAETFRSALDRMRRGAPQGVEVTQIVEDQNPPRLQYDPTHPDANAQGYVALPNVNVVEEMADMIAATRAYEANVTAVQAAKSMALKTLEIGSK; from the coding sequence ATGGACTTCTTCAGCTCGATGCAGATCAGCTCCTCGGCCCTCACGGCCGAGCGGACCCGGATGAACCTCATCTCCTCCAACCTCGCCAACGCCAACTCAACCAAGACGGCGGAGGGGGGACCCTACAAGCGCAAGGACGCCGTTTTCTCCGCCACCCAGGTGGCCGAGACCTTCCGTTCCGCCCTGGACCGGATGCGGCGCGGCGCCCCCCAGGGGGTGGAGGTTACCCAGATCGTGGAGGACCAGAACCCGCCCCGCCTCCAGTACGACCCCACCCACCCGGACGCCAATGCCCAGGGGTACGTGGCGCTCCCCAACGTCAACGTGGTGGAGGAGATGGCCGACATGATCGCCGCCACCCGCGCCTACGAGGCGAACGTCACGGCGGTGCAGGCGGCCAAGAGCATGGCCCTGAAGACGCTGGAAATCGGCTCGAAGTAG
- the fliG gene encoding flagellar motor switch protein FliG, whose product MDGADKAAILLLYLGPEATAGVFEHMDDSEIKKISRSMSRLGHVPHSVIQEVVAEFTNVTNPETGIFSQGEEFVRKILEQTLGPQKAELLLKEISTSSFGDMVDILANLDAKTIANFLSQEHPQTIAVILAKLRAKQTSEIISMLPQELQAEVVLRIADVDQVSPEILEDIDEVIQRELTAMGGVQRYKVGGVEKVVDMFNHLDRSKEKQILDKLDVISPPLADVIRKHLFTFDDIFKLDDRSIQGIMREISNDTLTLAMKTADDHIKEKIFRNISSRAAEMIKEDLEVMGPVRLSDVEKAQSEIIKIVRRLEEEGKVVLAGRGGDDVLV is encoded by the coding sequence ATGGACGGAGCAGATAAGGCTGCCATACTCCTCCTCTACCTTGGCCCCGAGGCAACCGCAGGGGTCTTCGAGCACATGGACGACTCCGAGATCAAGAAGATCTCCCGGAGCATGTCGCGACTCGGCCATGTCCCCCACTCGGTCATCCAGGAGGTGGTGGCGGAATTCACCAACGTGACCAACCCGGAAACCGGCATCTTCTCCCAGGGGGAGGAGTTCGTCCGCAAGATCCTGGAGCAGACCCTGGGGCCCCAGAAGGCGGAGCTTCTCCTCAAGGAGATCAGCACCTCCAGCTTCGGCGACATGGTCGACATCCTGGCGAACCTGGACGCGAAGACCATTGCCAACTTCCTCTCCCAGGAGCACCCCCAGACCATCGCCGTCATCCTGGCGAAGCTGCGGGCCAAGCAGACCAGCGAGATTATCTCCATGCTCCCCCAGGAGCTCCAGGCCGAGGTGGTGCTCCGGATCGCCGACGTCGACCAGGTCTCTCCCGAGATTCTCGAGGACATCGACGAGGTGATCCAGCGGGAGCTGACCGCCATGGGGGGGGTCCAGCGTTACAAGGTCGGCGGCGTCGAAAAGGTTGTCGACATGTTCAACCACCTGGACCGGAGCAAGGAGAAGCAGATCCTCGACAAGCTCGACGTCATCAGCCCGCCGCTGGCCGATGTCATCCGCAAGCACCTCTTCACCTTCGACGACATCTTCAAGCTCGACGACCGCTCGATCCAGGGGATCATGCGCGAGATCTCCAACGACACCCTGACCCTCGCCATGAAGACCGCCGACGATCACATCAAGGAGAAGATCTTCCGCAACATCTCGTCCCGCGCCGCCGAGATGATCAAGGAAGACCTGGAGGTCATGGGGCCGGTACGCCTCTCCGACGTGGAGAAGGCCCAGTCGGAGATCATCAAGATCGTCCGCCGCCTGGAGGAGGAAGGGAAGGTGGTCCTGGCCGGTCGCGGAGGCGACGATGTCCTCGTCTAA
- a CDS encoding methyl-accepting chemotaxis protein, translated as MQFTIRQKMGGTLGITCVGMAIIVVFMLVGFSKVQRQQNLMDRLTLVNNTALRGNIAMLKAREYEAEFFDRRQEKWVPRAKEMVGKVNGELDVIAKNSDDPKIRGAADKARALAGKYVAQLDALAGKARASDYRDPSLAEDREELRDVINEFEPLLDSTIPKQVTAAYQAANREMDDVIATTRTQIVVTVGAVAAILIACLLTISLSISASLRTVIGRLQDIADGDGDLTTRIELTRHDEFGELASCFNNFVEKLHAIIYQVSQSTLQVASASFQLQATAEQMARGAEAAVTQANTVSTASEELAASTYQIAGNCGTVAESARLADESARTGVAVVDETIAVMGRIADRVKDSARTVESLGVRGDQIGAIISTIEDIADQTNLLALNAAIEAARAGEQGRGFAVVADEVRALAERTSRATREISQMIKSIQVETREAVTVMEQGVKEVARGTGEAARSGEALRQILEQFATLNGQVGQISTAADEQTRTTAEISTSIVEISDIILATAKGATDSAGAAGGLAHLAEELKSLVGRFRLAA; from the coding sequence ATGCAGTTCACGATCAGGCAGAAAATGGGGGGGACTCTCGGAATCACCTGTGTCGGCATGGCCATCATCGTGGTCTTCATGCTGGTCGGCTTCAGCAAGGTGCAGCGGCAGCAAAACCTCATGGACCGCCTCACCCTGGTCAACAACACGGCCCTGCGCGGAAACATCGCCATGCTCAAGGCGCGGGAATACGAGGCGGAGTTCTTCGACCGCAGGCAGGAAAAGTGGGTGCCGCGGGCCAAGGAGATGGTGGGGAAGGTCAACGGGGAGCTGGACGTTATCGCCAAAAACTCCGACGATCCGAAGATCCGGGGGGCGGCCGACAAGGCGCGCGCCCTTGCCGGAAAGTACGTGGCGCAGCTGGATGCCCTCGCCGGCAAGGCCCGGGCGAGCGATTACCGGGATCCATCCCTTGCCGAGGACCGGGAGGAACTGCGCGACGTCATCAACGAATTCGAGCCGCTCCTGGACAGCACCATCCCGAAGCAGGTCACTGCCGCCTACCAGGCGGCGAACCGGGAGATGGACGACGTGATCGCCACCACCCGCACCCAGATCGTCGTGACGGTCGGTGCCGTCGCCGCCATCCTCATCGCGTGCCTTCTCACCATCTCCCTCTCCATCTCGGCATCGCTGCGCACCGTCATCGGGCGGTTGCAGGACATTGCCGACGGCGACGGGGACCTGACCACGCGGATCGAGCTGACGCGCCACGACGAGTTCGGCGAGCTGGCCTCCTGCTTCAACAACTTCGTCGAGAAGCTCCACGCTATCATCTACCAGGTCTCCCAGAGCACCCTCCAGGTGGCGTCGGCCTCCTTTCAGCTCCAGGCCACCGCCGAGCAGATGGCCCGGGGAGCCGAGGCGGCGGTTACCCAGGCCAATACCGTCTCCACGGCCAGTGAGGAGCTGGCGGCCAGCACCTACCAGATTGCCGGCAACTGCGGCACGGTGGCGGAGAGTGCGCGCCTCGCCGATGAATCGGCCCGCACCGGCGTGGCGGTGGTCGACGAGACCATCGCGGTCATGGGGCGGATCGCCGACCGGGTCAAGGACTCGGCGCGGACCGTGGAGAGCCTCGGCGTCCGGGGGGACCAGATCGGCGCCATCATCTCCACCATCGAGGATATTGCCGACCAGACGAACCTCCTGGCGCTGAACGCCGCCATCGAGGCGGCCCGGGCGGGAGAGCAGGGACGGGGGTTCGCGGTGGTGGCCGACGAGGTCAGGGCCCTGGCCGAGCGGACCTCCCGCGCCACCAGGGAGATCTCCCAGATGATCAAGAGCATCCAGGTGGAAACCCGCGAGGCGGTAACCGTGATGGAGCAGGGGGTGAAGGAGGTGGCGCGGGGGACCGGCGAGGCGGCCCGCTCGGGGGAGGCTCTGCGGCAGATCCTGGAGCAGTTCGCCACCCTCAATGGCCAGGTGGGGCAGATTTCCACCGCTGCCGACGAGCAGACCCGGACCACCGCCGAGATCAGCACGAGTATCGTCGAAATATCCGACATCATTCTGGCCACCGCCAAGGGGGCGACCGATTCGGCCGGCGCCGCCGGCGGGCTCGCACACCTGGCGGAGGAGCTGAAGTCCCTCGTGGGGCGTTTCCGGCTGGCGGCGTGA
- a CDS encoding response regulator, giving the protein MANVLIVDDSSTMRKIISRSLRQAGLPVDEIFEAGDGIEGLNVLSGKSVDLILSDINMPNMDGLEFIKQARANGNKAPIVMITTEGGEDILKQAMDNGASDSIKKPFTPEQLNEKLGGLL; this is encoded by the coding sequence ATGGCCAACGTACTCATTGTGGATGATTCTTCAACCATGAGGAAGATTATTTCCCGCTCGCTCCGCCAGGCGGGGCTCCCGGTCGACGAGATTTTCGAGGCGGGCGACGGCATCGAAGGGCTCAACGTCCTCTCGGGCAAGAGCGTCGACCTGATCCTCTCCGATATCAACATGCCGAACATGGACGGCCTTGAGTTCATCAAGCAGGCCCGTGCCAACGGCAACAAGGCTCCCATCGTCATGATCACCACCGAGGGGGGGGAGGATATCCTCAAGCAGGCGATGGACAACGGCGCCAGCGACAGCATCAAGAAGCCCTTTACCCCTGAGCAGCTCAACGAAAAGCTCGGAGGACTCCTATGA
- a CDS encoding sensor histidine kinase produces MPEGASAPHPAGVRAVLKRFFAIYLPLALLTSLMAFWLYYSDRRSRRLIVENTAIQTLELAKNRIVTELDAIGGDLQYLAEQPELSEMLAGYYPSFKRLLAADYLSLARNKKLYDQIRFIDETGMERLRINYGDGHPAIVPEAELQSKAQRYYFEETIRLPRGEVYISPFDLNVEHGQIEQPPKPMIRLATPVFDRAGRKRGIVILNYLGARLISHLRGLTPHLSDQLMLLNSDGYWLMGPRPEDEWGFMFDNRRNRKFDRDFPSAWRRMSEGESGQFYDGGGLFSFVTVHPFASGEEGTPEAGSGSKDYRWKIVSYLPPEVMAPRISRSKGMFVTLQGSFLVILGIVCAVWARGDVRRRQDRLEIMRLNQDLLHRTADLENSNRELEAFAYSVSHDLRAPLRHINSYSAVLQEEHRGELDAEGQHCLERIRVASRNMGGLIDDLLELARVARVEVSREPVDLGEMGTAIIQELRTVEPERRVRFTTVGELTARADPQLTSLILQNLLGNAWKYTSTKENATIELSAETVDGEVTFSVRDNGVGFDMQYADKLFRPFHRLHRQEEFEGTGIGLATVQRIVHRHGGRIWAEGAIDRGATVYFTLPGRERGAAPPERSR; encoded by the coding sequence ATGCCCGAAGGAGCATCCGCACCTCACCCCGCCGGAGTGCGGGCCGTATTGAAGCGCTTCTTCGCCATCTACCTCCCGCTCGCGCTCCTCACGAGCCTGATGGCGTTCTGGCTCTACTACAGCGACCGGCGCAGCCGGCGGCTGATCGTGGAGAACACGGCGATCCAGACGCTGGAGCTGGCAAAAAACCGGATCGTCACCGAACTGGATGCCATCGGCGGCGATCTCCAGTACCTGGCCGAGCAACCGGAACTTTCCGAAATGCTGGCAGGATATTATCCCTCCTTCAAACGGCTCCTGGCCGCCGACTACCTCTCCCTGGCACGGAACAAAAAGCTCTACGACCAGATCCGCTTCATCGACGAAACCGGCATGGAGCGGCTCAGGATCAACTACGGCGACGGCCACCCCGCCATCGTCCCCGAAGCGGAACTTCAGTCCAAGGCGCAGCGCTACTATTTCGAGGAGACCATCCGGCTCCCCCGGGGCGAGGTGTATATCTCCCCCTTTGACCTGAATGTCGAGCACGGCCAGATCGAGCAGCCGCCAAAGCCGATGATCCGCCTGGCAACGCCGGTCTTCGACCGCGCCGGCCGCAAGCGGGGGATCGTGATCCTCAACTATCTGGGTGCCCGGCTCATCTCCCACCTGAGAGGGCTGACGCCGCACCTGTCGGACCAGCTCATGCTCCTCAACAGCGACGGCTACTGGCTCATGGGGCCCCGCCCGGAGGACGAATGGGGCTTCATGTTCGACAATCGCCGCAACCGGAAGTTCGACCGGGACTTCCCCTCGGCCTGGAGGCGCATGTCAGAGGGGGAAAGCGGGCAGTTTTACGATGGGGGGGGATTGTTCAGCTTCGTGACGGTGCATCCCTTTGCGTCGGGGGAAGAGGGGACACCGGAGGCGGGAAGTGGTTCCAAGGATTACCGGTGGAAGATCGTCTCGTACCTGCCGCCGGAGGTGATGGCCCCCCGGATCAGCAGATCGAAGGGGATGTTCGTCACGCTGCAGGGGTCGTTCCTGGTGATCCTCGGGATTGTCTGCGCCGTCTGGGCGCGGGGTGACGTCCGGCGCCGGCAGGACCGGCTGGAGATCATGCGGCTGAACCAGGACCTGCTCCACCGCACCGCCGACCTCGAAAATTCCAACCGCGAACTGGAAGCCTTCGCCTATTCCGTCTCCCACGACCTGCGCGCCCCGCTGCGCCATATCAACAGCTACAGCGCGGTCCTCCAGGAAGAGCATAGAGGGGAGCTCGACGCCGAGGGACAGCATTGCCTGGAGCGGATCCGCGTCGCCAGCAGGAACATGGGGGGGCTCATCGATGACCTGCTGGAACTGGCACGGGTGGCACGGGTGGAGGTCAGCCGCGAACCGGTGGATCTGGGGGAGATGGGGACGGCGATCATCCAGGAGCTCCGGACCGTGGAACCGGAACGCCGCGTGCGGTTCACGACGGTGGGGGAGCTGACCGCCCGCGCCGACCCCCAGCTGACCAGTCTGATCCTGCAAAACCTCCTGGGCAATGCCTGGAAATACACCTCCACCAAGGAGAATGCCACCATCGAACTCAGTGCGGAAACGGTGGACGGGGAAGTGACGTTTTCCGTGCGCGACAATGGCGTCGGGTTCGACATGCAGTACGCCGACAAGCTCTTCCGCCCCTTCCACCGCCTCCATCGCCAGGAGGAATTCGAGGGGACGGGAATCGGCCTCGCCACAGTCCAGCGCATCGTCCACCGTCACGGCGGGAGGATCTGGGCGGAAGGGGCGATCGACAGGGGAGCGACGGTTTACTTCACCCTCCCCGGGCGGGAACGCGGGGCCGCACCGCCGGAACGGAGCCGGTAG
- the fliE gene encoding flagellar hook-basal body complex protein FliE produces MLNGIESGIGITKAFSAGDATEAKPAALAADAGKFFNELVNKVNDLQVKADGAVQELATGDSKGLHEVMIAMEKSSISFQFLTQVRNKAVEAYNEVMRMQV; encoded by the coding sequence GTGTTGAACGGCATCGAGAGTGGCATCGGCATTACCAAGGCATTTTCGGCGGGGGACGCGACCGAGGCGAAACCTGCCGCCCTTGCTGCCGACGCCGGCAAGTTTTTCAACGAACTCGTGAACAAGGTGAACGATCTCCAGGTCAAGGCCGACGGTGCCGTCCAGGAGCTTGCCACCGGCGACTCCAAGGGGCTCCACGAGGTGATGATCGCCATGGAGAAGTCGTCGATCTCGTTCCAGTTCCTGACCCAGGTGCGGAACAAGGCGGTGGAGGCGTACAACGAAGTGATGCGGATGCAGGTGTAG